A window of Candidatus Bathyarchaeota archaeon contains these coding sequences:
- a CDS encoding 3-dehydroquinate synthase II, which produces MKELWLEIPKTASPQEKDALLSLAHENADVVLENGQARNRAGKLDLTFLSELNEKTLAQLKKEGKKTVFQVTIKGKEDENRAARAAELGVDYVIINCQDWRVIPLENLIAKGRGKSKLIAEVPTADDAKVVLEALELGTDGVLLQTGNPAELEKAIKLVKNQLPKMGLTTGKILSVKPIGTGARVCVDTVDLMVPGEGMLVGCQSAGFFLVEAEVSENPYVQSRPFRVNAGPASHYTLTSLQGTRYLSELKAGDEVLIVSREGKVRITNVGRSKIEFRPLMLIEAQVDDTKIKTILQNAETIRVVTPKASKPVTELKAGDEVLVHLAAKGGRHFGISVPEETVIEK; this is translated from the coding sequence TTGAAGGAACTCTGGCTAGAAATCCCCAAAACAGCATCCCCGCAAGAAAAGGACGCTTTACTTAGCCTTGCCCACGAAAATGCTGATGTAGTTTTGGAGAATGGTCAAGCCAGAAACCGTGCGGGTAAACTGGACCTTACATTTCTATCCGAATTAAACGAGAAAACTCTTGCTCAACTTAAAAAAGAGGGAAAAAAAACAGTTTTCCAAGTCACCATAAAGGGCAAAGAGGACGAGAACCGCGCTGCCAGAGCTGCAGAACTTGGCGTCGACTACGTCATCATCAACTGCCAAGACTGGCGCGTTATCCCACTTGAAAACCTTATCGCAAAAGGCAGAGGTAAAAGCAAACTAATCGCCGAAGTCCCCACCGCAGACGACGCCAAAGTGGTTTTGGAAGCGCTGGAACTGGGAACCGATGGCGTATTACTCCAAACTGGCAACCCTGCTGAGTTGGAGAAAGCAATCAAACTTGTCAAAAACCAACTGCCCAAAATGGGTTTAACCACAGGCAAAATTCTCTCCGTCAAACCCATCGGAACAGGTGCTCGTGTTTGTGTGGATACAGTGGATTTGATGGTGCCCGGTGAAGGCATGCTGGTAGGATGTCAATCCGCAGGCTTCTTCTTGGTCGAAGCGGAAGTCAGCGAGAACCCTTATGTGCAGTCACGGCCTTTCCGCGTAAACGCAGGACCCGCGTCACATTACACGTTGACTTCTTTGCAGGGCACCCGTTACCTCTCCGAGCTCAAGGCAGGCGACGAAGTTCTCATAGTAAGCCGTGAAGGCAAAGTACGAATTACCAATGTTGGCAGATCCAAAATTGAATTCCGACCGCTGATGCTTATTGAAGCTCAAGTGGACGACACCAAAATCAAAACAATCCTCCAAAACGCCGAAACCATTCGCGTCGTTACCCCTAAAGCATCCAAACCCGTGACTGAACTCAAAGCGGGCGACGAGGTCTTGGTGCATTTGGCGGCGAAGGGAGGCAGACACTTCGGCATATCTGTGCCAGAAGAAACGGTGATTGAGAAGTGA
- the aroD gene encoding type I 3-dehydroquinate dehydratase has product MTPRICVSILPKNITEAQELISKAEDAEADFVEVRMDCLEETRNLKDLTASTKIPLIATNKLESERGFFSGSETERQQTLLNAAECGFKYIDVDFHSSKRNETIAKLKALGVKIIVSYHKFDGILNISSLEKIIDEQIASGADICKIVLTARQVEDNLPVLSFVSFASAKAKLVCFCMGAEGKTSRLLSPVFGAFFTFASLTEGSETAAGQMSIKEMKAAYKLLGIG; this is encoded by the coding sequence GTGACGCCGAGAATCTGCGTCTCGATTCTTCCCAAAAACATCACAGAAGCTCAAGAACTGATATCAAAAGCCGAGGACGCAGAAGCTGATTTTGTTGAAGTCCGCATGGATTGCCTCGAAGAAACCCGCAACCTCAAAGACTTAACGGCGAGCACAAAAATCCCGCTTATAGCAACAAACAAACTTGAGAGCGAGAGAGGCTTTTTTTCTGGCAGCGAAACAGAGCGCCAACAAACCCTGCTCAACGCCGCTGAATGTGGCTTCAAATACATCGACGTTGACTTCCACAGCTCCAAACGCAACGAAACAATCGCTAAACTAAAAGCGCTAGGCGTTAAAATCATAGTTTCCTACCATAAATTCGACGGCATCCTAAACATTTCTTCGCTGGAAAAAATTATAGATGAACAAATCGCAAGCGGAGCTGACATCTGCAAAATCGTCCTAACCGCGAGGCAAGTGGAAGATAACCTTCCTGTGCTCAGTTTTGTCTCCTTTGCCTCCGCCAAAGCCAAGCTTGTCTGCTTCTGTATGGGCGCAGAGGGTAAGACTTCACGGTTGCTTTCCCCAGTTTTCGGGGCTTTCTTCACTTTTGCCTCGCTAACTGAGGGTAGTGAGACTGCGGCGGGACAGATGAGTATAAAAGAAATGAAAGCCGCATACAAGCTGTTGGGGATTGGGTAA
- a CDS encoding shikimate dehydrogenase has translation MTISGKTRVCGVIGDPIEHTLSPCMHNAAFEALGLDYVFLAFKVKPACVADAVNGMRALNIRGLNVTMPHKHTVMANLDRIDLSAQLIESVNTILNKENLLFGFNTDGVGAVKALKENGVELKGRKVLLLGAGGAARAIAYAMAKEADELAVLNRTVKQAQALARLLEKSANKKIASGSLSPSDIQKNLRDSDILINATSIGMKPHSEETPVPPKLLRPDLSVMDIVYNPLETKLAKDAKAAGAKVISGVEMLIYQGAASFEIWTGKSAPVEVMRKAALNRLMKV, from the coding sequence ATGACTATTTCGGGCAAAACTCGAGTTTGCGGAGTCATAGGTGACCCCATCGAGCACACTCTAAGCCCCTGTATGCATAACGCGGCGTTTGAAGCGTTGGGGTTAGATTACGTGTTTTTAGCCTTCAAAGTTAAACCTGCCTGTGTAGCAGACGCCGTGAACGGCATGCGCGCGCTAAACATTCGGGGCTTAAACGTAACCATGCCCCACAAACACACAGTCATGGCAAACCTTGACCGCATCGACCTCTCAGCTCAACTCATTGAATCAGTTAACACAATCCTAAACAAAGAAAACCTGCTTTTCGGCTTCAACACCGACGGTGTTGGCGCAGTGAAAGCCCTCAAAGAAAACGGCGTTGAACTCAAAGGCAGAAAAGTTCTCCTCTTAGGCGCAGGCGGCGCAGCTAGAGCCATAGCTTACGCGATGGCAAAAGAAGCTGACGAACTCGCGGTACTCAACCGCACCGTCAAGCAAGCCCAAGCCCTCGCAAGGCTGCTGGAAAAATCTGCGAACAAAAAAATCGCTTCAGGTTCCCTATCTCCAAGTGATATACAAAAAAACCTACGTGACTCCGACATATTAATCAACGCCACCTCCATCGGGATGAAGCCACACTCAGAAGAAACCCCTGTTCCACCCAAACTGCTCAGACCCGACCTCTCAGTCATGGATATAGTTTACAATCCCCTTGAAACGAAGCTGGCTAAAGACGCCAAAGCTGCAGGAGCCAAAGTAATAAGTGGCGTTGAAATGCTCATTTACCAAGGCGCAGCCTCTTTTGAAATCTGGACAGGCAAATCTGCGCCCGTTGAAGTTATGAGGAAGGCAGCGCTTAACCGTTTAATGAAGGTGTAG
- a CDS encoding shikimate kinase has product MGKAVAVAHGAATIVNAIALGRGAAFGVDLWTKAEVKLTSEVGVFEVKITSDPTESTLLVEKTVTRVLRRFGLEKSFGAKIKTESNIPAARGLKSSSVVANATALATTTALGKTLDDLEIVKIGVEAAFDAKCTITGAFDDACASYFGGAVITDNTNRQILKQTQLPKDFAVLFHVPAKKAYTINSDVARLQTVKPLVETAFEKAMAGKLWEALTLNGLVYSAASNQNASIAIDALAAGAIAAGLCGKGPAVTAVTPNDKVDRVKAELQKYEGEVLLTHFNTEKAKVL; this is encoded by the coding sequence ATGGGTAAAGCAGTGGCGGTAGCGCATGGCGCAGCGACAATCGTTAACGCGATTGCCCTGGGGAGGGGAGCAGCGTTTGGAGTTGATTTGTGGACAAAAGCAGAAGTCAAACTGACAAGTGAAGTGGGCGTTTTTGAGGTTAAAATCACTTCTGACCCCACTGAGAGTACTCTTCTAGTAGAAAAAACCGTTACTCGTGTCCTGCGAAGGTTTGGGTTAGAGAAATCTTTCGGGGCAAAAATAAAAACAGAATCAAACATCCCTGCAGCCCGCGGATTAAAAAGCAGTAGTGTAGTCGCAAATGCAACTGCCTTGGCAACCACCACAGCGTTAGGAAAAACACTGGATGATTTGGAGATAGTTAAAATCGGGGTTGAAGCGGCTTTCGACGCCAAATGCACAATTACAGGCGCTTTTGATGACGCATGCGCATCATACTTTGGAGGCGCAGTCATAACCGACAACACAAACCGACAAATCCTCAAACAGACCCAGCTACCAAAAGATTTTGCGGTGCTGTTCCATGTCCCAGCAAAAAAAGCTTACACCATCAACTCAGACGTTGCACGGCTACAAACGGTTAAGCCGCTTGTGGAGACCGCTTTCGAGAAGGCGATGGCTGGCAAACTCTGGGAAGCCTTAACCCTTAACGGGCTTGTTTACTCTGCTGCTTCTAACCAGAACGCCTCAATAGCCATCGACGCGTTGGCTGCTGGCGCCATCGCTGCAGGACTCTGCGGCAAAGGACCCGCCGTAACAGCCGTAACTCCAAACGACAAAGTAGACAGGGTCAAAGCTGAGCTTCAAAAGTATGAAGGCGAAGTCCTACTGACTCACTTCAACACTGAGAAAGCCAAGGTGCTCTAG
- the aroA gene encoding 3-phosphoshikimate 1-carboxyvinyltransferase: MTDVTVKRALRLTGEVVAPPSKSYTQRMVIATALSEGTSKVWYPLFSEDTDAALRAVTALGAGFQACDEHWTITGAKPLKAAKAPVDCGESGATLRFMIPVAALADGASTLVFRGSIERRPVEPLLKSLKDLGAEAHVGKIGDLDAVFVEGGGIVGGKTSIAGDVSSQFISGLMFACPMAKKDVEIKLTSPLESVDYVKMTQAVLSKHTVKVTLEDRRILIPAGQTYKSADHTVPGDFSSAAFLLAAAAITRSKVTVANLDYESVQGDKAILTVLKRMGVNGKVCPDSVEIKGTGASLKPVDVDAKNIPDLVPVIAVLACYTDGVSHISGAKRLRLKESDRLQSIFVELTKMGAQITITDDGLTIKGTPLHGAVIDPHNDHRIAMAVAVAALGAEGETTVTDAECIRKSYPQFFHHLKQLGVDVVGGKLDR, encoded by the coding sequence ATGACCGATGTAACTGTGAAGCGAGCTTTGCGTCTAACTGGGGAAGTGGTGGCGCCGCCGTCGAAGTCCTACACCCAACGTATGGTCATAGCTACCGCGTTATCCGAGGGCACCTCGAAGGTTTGGTACCCGCTGTTTTCAGAAGATACCGACGCCGCACTTCGAGCTGTAACCGCTTTGGGCGCTGGGTTCCAAGCCTGCGACGAACACTGGACAATAACAGGGGCAAAACCCCTCAAAGCAGCAAAAGCACCCGTTGACTGCGGAGAGTCAGGCGCAACCTTACGTTTCATGATACCTGTTGCGGCGCTAGCTGATGGCGCATCGACATTGGTTTTTCGTGGTTCGATTGAGCGACGCCCAGTGGAGCCGCTGTTAAAAAGCCTAAAAGACCTCGGCGCAGAAGCCCATGTTGGCAAGATTGGCGACTTAGACGCCGTGTTCGTTGAGGGCGGTGGCATTGTGGGCGGAAAAACATCCATAGCGGGTGATGTGAGTTCACAGTTCATTTCTGGGTTAATGTTTGCTTGTCCGATGGCAAAGAAGGATGTGGAAATCAAGCTTACTTCGCCGTTGGAGTCTGTGGATTACGTGAAAATGACTCAGGCAGTTCTCTCCAAACACACAGTAAAAGTCACCTTAGAAGACAGACGTATCCTTATTCCCGCAGGTCAAACCTACAAGTCAGCCGATCACACCGTTCCAGGAGACTTCTCCTCAGCCGCATTCCTACTAGCCGCCGCAGCCATAACCCGTTCCAAAGTCACAGTCGCAAACCTCGATTACGAGAGCGTGCAGGGCGATAAAGCCATCCTCACAGTGCTCAAACGTATGGGTGTCAACGGAAAGGTCTGCCCAGACAGCGTCGAAATCAAAGGAACAGGCGCCTCGCTCAAACCCGTTGATGTGGACGCCAAAAACATTCCTGACCTTGTTCCAGTTATCGCGGTGTTGGCATGCTATACAGACGGTGTGTCGCATATTTCGGGGGCAAAAAGGCTTCGGCTCAAGGAATCCGACCGTCTGCAATCTATCTTTGTGGAACTCACCAAAATGGGTGCCCAAATTACCATAACAGACGACGGCTTAACTATAAAAGGCACCCCGCTCCACGGCGCAGTCATCGACCCCCACAACGACCACCGAATTGCCATGGCAGTAGCCGTCGCCGCGTTAGGTGCAGAAGGCGAAACCACAGTTACAGACGCAGAGTGCATCAGAAAGTCTTATCCGCAGTTCTTCCATCATCTAAAGCAATTAGGAGTTGACGTTGTTGGCGGGAAACTCGATAGGTAA
- the aroC gene encoding chorismate synthase: MAGNSIGKEFTVTTFGESHGKVVGVVVDGCPAGLPLVEADFQEELDRRIPAEPKIVSARVEKDTAKILSGVFNGYTTGAPIALTVENKETKSSDYDAIKDFPRPAHSDYPAKIRYGGFNDYRGGGRFSGRVTVALIMAGVVAKKLLGRYNIDVLAYTKAIGPVKSTKAFTAAEIRKNRYAAATRCPDLACAEKMEEAIINAKSEGDSLGGVIECLALNMPAGVGEPLFDTLDGDLAKALFSVPAVKGVEFGAGFRAAELRGSENNDSFLVKGGKVVTASENAGGILGGLSSGMPIVIRVAIKPTPSIAKEQQTVNLSSMKNVPLSVKGRHDPCVVPKAVPAIEAAVAVTLVDHLIRLGEIPKTLKEH, from the coding sequence TTGGCGGGAAACTCGATAGGTAAAGAATTCACGGTAACCACGTTTGGCGAAAGCCACGGCAAAGTCGTCGGCGTCGTCGTGGACGGTTGCCCCGCGGGGCTGCCGCTTGTCGAAGCTGATTTTCAAGAGGAACTGGACAGGCGAATTCCAGCGGAACCCAAAATCGTCTCAGCTCGAGTTGAAAAGGACACAGCCAAAATCCTCAGCGGCGTCTTCAACGGCTACACCACAGGCGCACCCATCGCCCTGACGGTTGAGAACAAGGAAACTAAATCCAGCGACTACGACGCCATAAAAGACTTCCCCAGACCCGCCCACTCCGACTACCCCGCCAAAATCCGATACGGCGGCTTCAACGATTACCGAGGTGGCGGACGCTTCAGCGGACGCGTAACTGTGGCGCTTATCATGGCTGGTGTTGTCGCTAAGAAGCTGCTGGGCAGATACAACATCGACGTATTAGCCTACACCAAAGCCATCGGACCAGTCAAAAGCACCAAAGCTTTCACTGCGGCGGAAATTCGCAAAAACCGCTACGCAGCCGCGACCCGGTGCCCCGATTTGGCGTGCGCCGAAAAAATGGAAGAAGCCATCATCAACGCAAAGTCAGAAGGTGACAGCCTCGGCGGAGTCATCGAATGCTTAGCTCTAAACATGCCCGCAGGCGTCGGCGAACCCCTCTTTGATACGCTTGATGGGGATTTGGCGAAGGCGCTTTTCAGTGTACCCGCCGTCAAGGGAGTCGAGTTCGGTGCAGGTTTTAGGGCTGCAGAGTTGCGTGGCTCAGAAAACAACGACTCTTTCCTGGTTAAAGGCGGTAAGGTTGTGACGGCGTCGGAGAACGCTGGCGGCATCTTAGGAGGCTTATCCAGCGGTATGCCCATCGTCATCCGTGTTGCAATCAAACCCACACCGTCCATCGCTAAAGAGCAGCAAACCGTCAACCTTTCTTCAATGAAAAACGTCCCGCTATCCGTGAAAGGTCGGCATGACCCCTGTGTGGTGCCCAAAGCGGTGCCCGCCATCGAAGCAGCAGTCGCAGTAACGTTAGTGGATCACTTGATTCGTTTAGGCGAGATCCCCAAAACTCTCAAGGAGCATTAA
- a CDS encoding chorismate mutase, whose product MEDIAVLREKVDAVDDQILRDLVQRVKICRAIGELKKQQGKPVHDIHRETEVLKRVRERAEMLKLDPDKIERIYREIVNMCSSVQQ is encoded by the coding sequence ATGGAAGATATTGCAGTGTTGCGTGAAAAAGTCGATGCAGTCGACGACCAAATTCTAAGAGACCTAGTTCAGCGAGTAAAAATCTGCCGCGCCATAGGCGAACTAAAAAAGCAGCAGGGTAAACCAGTCCACGATATCCACAGAGAAACCGAAGTCCTAAAACGCGTCAGAGAAAGAGCCGAAATGCTCAAGCTTGACCCAGATAAGATTGAGCGGATTTACCGCGAAATAGTTAATATGTGCAGTAGCGTTCAACAGTAG
- a CDS encoding pyridoxal phosphate-dependent aminotransferase, whose protein sequence is MLYEINEKALKLESEGKKIIRLNLGDPDMATPPEIVEAAYASMKAGKTKYSSSYGELRLRQKIAEVHGVKAENVVITPGSKWAIFSTMFLMLKNGGNVIIPTPYWTAYDLIAKSFGAKVKLLRTEMENGWNVDLEKLEGLIDSETKMIILNNPNNPTSKVMDSKTLDGIVEIANKKGVTILSDEVYGAIAFNKTKSILDYGADSKHIVSNGFSKTFTMTGWRIGYVVANKTLIDNITKLNQITFNNVPVFIQDAALKGLELHAQIASNIKAKYKARADLASTKLKAAGFKFTAPDAPFYVFPKRDGLDGTKFTLDLLDRGVAVAPGSSFGEYPEHFRISLTAPDDQIEEGLTKICEAPL, encoded by the coding sequence ATGCTGTATGAAATAAACGAGAAAGCACTTAAACTGGAAAGTGAAGGAAAAAAGATAATTCGATTAAACCTCGGCGACCCAGACATGGCTACGCCCCCCGAAATTGTGGAAGCAGCTTACGCTTCTATGAAAGCGGGCAAAACCAAGTATAGTTCCTCTTATGGGGAATTGCGGTTGCGCCAAAAAATCGCTGAGGTACACGGCGTCAAAGCAGAAAACGTGGTGATCACCCCCGGTTCGAAATGGGCGATTTTCTCCACGATGTTTCTAATGCTCAAAAACGGCGGCAACGTCATCATCCCCACGCCATATTGGACGGCTTACGATTTAATCGCAAAGAGTTTTGGCGCGAAAGTCAAACTGCTTCGCACTGAAATGGAGAACGGCTGGAACGTTGACCTTGAAAAACTTGAGGGTTTGATTGACAGCGAGACAAAGATGATTATCTTAAACAACCCTAACAACCCAACCAGCAAAGTCATGGACTCCAAAACCCTCGACGGCATAGTAGAGATCGCCAACAAAAAAGGCGTAACCATTCTAAGCGACGAGGTTTATGGTGCAATCGCATTCAACAAAACTAAAAGCATACTCGACTATGGCGCCGATAGCAAACACATAGTCAGCAACGGCTTTAGCAAAACCTTCACCATGACAGGCTGGCGAATAGGCTACGTCGTCGCAAACAAAACCTTAATCGACAACATCACCAAACTCAACCAAATCACCTTCAACAACGTGCCCGTCTTCATCCAAGACGCCGCACTCAAAGGCTTAGAGTTACACGCACAAATCGCCAGCAACATCAAAGCAAAATACAAAGCCCGCGCAGACCTCGCCTCAACCAAACTTAAAGCTGCCGGTTTCAAATTCACAGCGCCCGACGCACCCTTCTACGTTTTCCCCAAACGCGACGGCTTAGACGGCACCAAATTCACTCTCGACCTCCTCGACCGCGGCGTCGCTGTGGCTCCAGGCTCAAGCTTCGGTGAATACCCCGAACACTTCCGCATCAGCCTAACCGCACCCGACGACCAAATCGAAGAGGGCTTAACGAAAATCTGCGAGGCACCCCTCTGA
- a CDS encoding prephenate dehydrogenase/arogenate dehydrogenase family protein: MRTAVLGAGKMGVWFAKWCKEKGDTVVLADRNPQKLAKLGKELGVETADFPDAVKGADRVLICVSISSFEEIVKKIAPAIHKGQPIMDICSIKEYPVNVMHQHLKDALVLGTHPVFGPGSNGVAHKAYVLTPTNKEEEAYAKEFQKWLQKEDARVFVMSPQKHDELMSIVLGFAHFVGLATCETLLEQPAFAESKKLAGTTYRMLFTLAEAVAQETPDLYANVQTKLAGLDEIEQSFIANAEAWLELMKKKDSAAIMERMERLRKKLGKVDSEYGKSYEVMYRMLQSTEE; the protein is encoded by the coding sequence ATGAGGACGGCGGTTCTTGGCGCGGGAAAAATGGGTGTCTGGTTTGCCAAATGGTGCAAAGAGAAAGGCGACACAGTTGTTCTCGCTGACAGGAACCCCCAGAAACTCGCAAAGTTAGGCAAAGAGTTAGGTGTGGAAACCGCTGATTTTCCAGATGCAGTAAAAGGCGCTGACCGCGTTTTAATCTGCGTATCCATCTCTTCTTTTGAGGAAATCGTCAAAAAAATCGCGCCCGCCATCCACAAAGGGCAACCCATCATGGATATCTGCTCCATCAAAGAGTACCCCGTTAACGTAATGCATCAACACCTCAAGGACGCGCTGGTTTTAGGCACTCACCCAGTGTTTGGCCCCGGCAGCAACGGCGTAGCACACAAAGCTTACGTCCTGACCCCGACCAACAAAGAGGAAGAGGCGTATGCCAAAGAATTCCAGAAGTGGCTTCAAAAAGAGGACGCCCGCGTTTTTGTCATGTCGCCCCAGAAGCATGATGAACTTATGTCCATCGTGCTTGGGTTTGCGCATTTTGTGGGTTTAGCCACATGCGAAACTCTACTTGAGCAACCTGCGTTCGCTGAGTCGAAGAAGTTGGCGGGCACCACCTACCGCATGCTGTTCACGCTTGCAGAGGCGGTTGCGCAGGAAACCCCTGACCTCTACGCCAACGTGCAGACCAAACTGGCGGGGCTGGATGAAATCGAGCAGTCCTTCATCGCTAATGCGGAGGCATGGTTAGAGTTGATGAAAAAGAAGGATTCTGCCGCTATCATGGAGCGTATGGAGCGGCTTCGCAAGAAATTGGGCAAAGTGGACAGTGAATACGGTAAAAGTTACGAAGTTATGTATAGGATGCTACAGTCAACCGAGGAGTGA
- a CDS encoding gamma-glutamyl-gamma-aminobutyrate hydrolase family protein (Members of this family of hydrolases with an active site Cys residue belong to MEROPS family C26.): MTKTLLINCYQDSAEINQLTDALNKFTVCKVVPYTKIHSGYQLAEDISAVVVSGSEARITKPEDKAKYDGVIQLIQNCKVPLLGICFGHQLLCSAFGAKTAALKKPVINKFEQVNIIQTGDILSRFRKGQTVPLAEYHNDYVLKDSLDGAGFNLLADSASCEVEAVKHKSKLFFGVQFHPERITIGTESHPEGYRILDNFYCNNVKRLGI, from the coding sequence ATGACTAAGACTTTGCTTATCAACTGCTACCAAGACAGCGCCGAAATCAACCAGCTCACCGATGCGCTAAACAAGTTTACGGTCTGCAAAGTAGTTCCCTACACAAAAATCCACAGCGGTTATCAATTGGCTGAAGATATCAGCGCTGTAGTGGTAAGCGGCTCCGAAGCGCGCATAACAAAACCCGAAGACAAAGCAAAATACGACGGCGTAATTCAGCTTATTCAGAATTGTAAGGTTCCGTTGCTGGGCATATGTTTTGGGCATCAACTTCTGTGTTCTGCGTTTGGAGCAAAAACCGCTGCACTAAAAAAGCCCGTTATAAACAAATTCGAACAAGTCAACATAATCCAAACAGGCGACATCCTCAGCAGATTCAGAAAAGGTCAAACCGTCCCGCTTGCCGAATACCACAACGACTACGTCTTAAAAGATAGTCTCGACGGGGCAGGTTTCAATCTCTTAGCCGATTCCGCTAGCTGCGAAGTAGAAGCCGTTAAACACAAATCGAAACTGTTTTTTGGTGTACAATTCCACCCCGAACGCATAACAATTGGAACCGAAAGCCACCCTGAAGGATACCGAATCCTCGATAACTTTTACTGTAACAATGTAAAGCGGCTGGGCATATAG
- the pheA gene encoding prephenate dehydratase, producing the protein MKVTYQGETGAYSEMAVYKFFGRKVEPVPCKDFRDVFESVKTGTVPHGVVPIENSIEGSVNQNYDLFLTYDLKVCGEVAVKLAHVLIGNPQTKLEDIETVYSHPQALAQCRKYLEKHKWEIIPAYDTAGSVKIIKEKALSNAAAIASEKAADLYNMKILARDIADNPSNYTRFLVLGLEDAAPTGDDKTSIIFSAKHAPGTLYHALGEFASRNINLTRIESRPTKTTAWQYNFYLDFEGHRTEKHCAEALEALEKFATFVKILGSYPRVI; encoded by the coding sequence ATGAAGGTAACCTATCAGGGCGAAACTGGCGCATACAGCGAAATGGCGGTCTACAAGTTTTTTGGCAGAAAAGTAGAGCCAGTGCCCTGCAAGGATTTCCGAGACGTTTTCGAATCAGTCAAAACAGGCACCGTTCCACACGGCGTCGTCCCGATTGAGAACTCGATTGAGGGCAGCGTCAACCAAAACTACGACCTCTTCTTAACTTATGACCTTAAAGTCTGCGGCGAAGTCGCAGTTAAACTCGCCCACGTCTTGATCGGCAATCCCCAAACTAAACTCGAAGATATAGAAACCGTTTACTCACACCCACAAGCGCTAGCGCAGTGCCGCAAATACCTTGAAAAACACAAATGGGAAATCATCCCTGCCTACGACACCGCAGGCTCAGTTAAAATCATCAAAGAAAAAGCTTTATCGAACGCCGCTGCCATTGCAAGCGAAAAAGCCGCAGACCTCTACAACATGAAAATCCTCGCACGAGACATCGCTGACAACCCAAGCAACTACACCCGCTTCCTCGTCTTAGGCTTGGAAGATGCAGCGCCGACGGGAGACGACAAAACCAGCATTATCTTCAGCGCTAAACACGCACCGGGAACCCTCTACCATGCACTGGGCGAATTCGCATCACGCAACATCAACCTCACCCGCATCGAATCCCGCCCCACCAAAACCACAGCGTGGCAATACAACTTTTACCTCGACTTTGAAGGTCATAGAACTGAAAAACACTGCGCAGAAGCGCTGGAAGCGTTGGAGAAGTTTGCGACTTTCGTCAAGATTCTGGGAAGCTACCCCAGAGTCATCTAA